The following is a genomic window from Amaranthus tricolor cultivar Red isolate AtriRed21 chromosome 10, ASM2621246v1, whole genome shotgun sequence.
aatggaaaaaaaagacTTTTAGCAAAAGATTAGTGATGGTAGATTTTAAACCCCTAACAAACAACTTATGAAAGCACGTCACCAACTAAGCTACACCTAATTGATGTATTATAATGAGTTTGTTAGCTGGTCGGGCACCTTAAATGGACCCAGAACCGCCTTTGGCAAAGCACATACATAATCTACAAATCACATAGAAACAGAGAAAGATTTGATTAGGAGTAATAATAGGCAGTCGTTTACAAAGTACCAGTATATATCACTAGTTCTATAAATAAAGTATAGGTAAAAGCACTGTCAACTTggtataaaagaaaagggggagaAGGGTTGGATAATGGaaatatagataaaaaaaaaaactacaagtGATATTTACTTCTGAAAGAAGGGATTATATGCAACACCCAATCCTAACCTACAACATCTATAGcatatctatattttatgtaaaTAGCTCTATAATACAGAATTTGAGTATCATCACAATACGTGAAGATGCTTCGACTCAGATGGATCGAAGAGTGAACGAAGtgagcatatatatatatatatgtaccaTGATCCCGATTCGATTTATATGTACCATGATCCTGATTCGATTTAGTGTATGTGGTGCCAAAGATAATCCAATCGAGCTCGATGCATAAACTTCATTAGTGCATGTACTTTGTGTTTACGGAAAAGTTCTCTTGATTTAGGGTATGTGACGCCGAAGATAATCCACTCGAGCTGGATGCTTAAGTTTCATTAGTGCCTTCATTTCGTGCTTCCTGACCATTTCTCTCGAAATGTTCAGGTTTCCGGCAATTTCTCCTAGTGTCCTGTCGCCTTTGCCATCTAGTCCATATCTTTGCCGGATAACCAAGCTTTCTTTGGGCTTCAGAGAGTCGAGCTGCCACggaataataaaaatcattgtTAAGCACCCTATTTCTAACACGCCCTCATTACAAAGTCAACGGAATAAATGAAGCGAGAAACTTACTACATCATCGAGTGCGAGTCTAAGAAGGGCAGGTTGCCTCTCCTGGTCACTCCCGCCACGATCTAAATCAACGATGCCATTGATGAACTCCTCTTGTGTGACTAGATGCCTAGAGTGAAGGGAAACGACAGAATTTGAAGCTCGCATCACGTCTTGATATCTTTCAGGGGAGATTCCAAcctttttcattatttcttCCTCTGTAGGAATTCTCTTGAGCTCAAACATCAATTCTAGTTTCGCCTTTTGAATTTCCACCCTGACCTGCAATGgttaaatcatcaaaaaaagTCTTTCTATGAAAGCTCTCAAACTGTGATATAGGGCAAGGCAATTGTGAAAAAATCTTCTTATGCATGGGTTCGGTCATGTATTATCTCCGGTCAAAACAGGGTTATCTAGGCTTGTGTATAATTCAATTTTATAAAGGGCAGTTTGTGTCGTGTGATAATCCGGTGCATCCGTGCATGTATACAAAACACATAGCAAACCAGTAGGCAAGTGAAAAAAGAATATGTAGGGGTTGGTACGGCAATGAAGAAGTGAGCATACCGATTCAAGACCAAAGGAGACACGAGTAAAGCTTGAAATAGTCATTGAACGGATGATGGCATGCCTAATCCAAAACAGAGCATAAGTAGACAACCGGAATTTCCTCCTTGATTCAAAACGATCAATAGCAATAATGAGACCCTTCACACCTGCTTGGCAGAGGTCTTGAAATCTTGGTCCGTTTGTGAAGTCTTGGAAATATTTGTTCATAACAAACAATACTAGTCTCAGGTTATgctgcaaaaaaaattaattaatgaaacAGTAAGCAGCTTTTTCTTCTATGACTAGCAGCACCAATCATGCTAATGCAGCAGTATCATGGAGTATTTGACATAAAGGCTTCAAGAAATTTTCGAAACACCAGGCAGCATGGAAGTAAGCCCATTTTTGTGTACTGAAGCATACATAATGCAGAATGTTCCCAAAACTTCTGCTTGTGATAACAAAGAAGTTGTTTCCCAAAAGGTCGACCATAATGCAGAGTTTACTTGAATACCATTGGATGACTCCAAACTTCACAGAGTTTGGCGGATCGGGTGTATGCAAATTTGCGCTTGTGATAACAACAAAGTTGTTTCCAAAAGGTCGACCATAATGCAGAGTTTACTTGAATACCATTGAATGACTACAAACTTGGCAGAGTTTGGCGGATCGAGTGTATGCAAACTTTCGCTTGTGATAACAAAAAAGTTGTTTCCGAATGACCCTTGATAGCGAACATCGTTtgcaacttaaaaaataaagaacttccataaaatgattaatgaaaaaacaaaaatcatagCAACGGATATAGAACTTACCTTAATCAACTTGTTTCTTGCAGTATGACCAACTTCCATGTGTCTCCTAACTTGAAGTACACTCATATTCATCGCCTCGCCCATTTCATTGTCTGTTGGATCTCTCCCCAATTCTTGTTGCAGGTTCTCCTTTACTTGATTAAGGGTCTAAAATTGCAAGAAAAAAGACCATCATTTAATGACAAAAGTGCATATTTCAACTTGTTTGAATGGGAAGAAAATGGCAAGTAGATCAGCTAACAGTTCCATTAAAATCCTATTGAGAAAATATTACTCTTAAAAAACATGCCAAAAGTAGATGTCAACTTACAACTGAGATATCCCAAAATGCAAGATGTTAAATTGTAAACACGATTGGGAGTATTCTATAAAGTAATTATCAATAGGGAAAGAAGTATCCACCTTCATGGGTTCCATTAACTTAAACAACCAAGTATGTTCGGAAGAAGGAAGAACCGGTGgtatcttcatcttcttccaaTCCAAGCTGGCCAAATCAGTCGAGGAAGAGTACTCTCTTACAAGCGTATCAATCTTGTCATATTCATCGTTAAAACTTTTCTTCTTCGGTGCTAAAGGAACTTTCTTCTCTTCCTTACCTTCTTTACTTTGCTTCATCTCAATTCTCTTAGCAAGGCTCAACCTTTTCGCTTTCCTACTCCTGTTTCTCACCACATTACTTCCCGTTCCTCTCTCCTTTTTATCGTCAACGTCTGATCTCTCCCTTCTCCTTTCTCGGCTTTCCTTTACCGCAAGATCGATGTTCTCAGCATCTGAAGCATCTATTGCAGGACTAAGCTTAAAAATGCTTTCGAGTTTAGCTGCAGCTTCATTAAGATCTAATTCAGAAGACAACGGGGTAGCTTCAGCTACACTGGCAACACGAACTCCTTTCGAAGGCTTTGCAAGTGATCTTAGTCGTCTCTGATTCTCTTTCTTTGTCTCTGCTGGTAAACGACTAGGCTTACTCACTGCAACTAAGGccgtctttttatttttatccacTTTGAACCCCAGAATCAAGGGACCATTTGAACTAGATTGATGAGCTGTTGATTTTCCAACTAAACCTAGAGAAGCTCGTGAGGCTGAGCTTGAGACAGTCACAAATCCCATATCAAATGACTTATAATTTGGATGTATTACACAGTAGGAATCCTGCAAATTAAGAGCACAGGGTTGAATAAGGCTCAGTTTACACAATTGGAAAATAGTTCAAGCTATTATGTTGGCTCATAAATAGTTTTCTTCCATTTGCATAATACACAAACGTAAAAAGACTGATCATCTGGAATCTACATTACTTAAAATCAGATACTGGTGTCAGACATGAATAATTGCATATGTAAACTTAGCAAATTATggataaaaaatcaaatcaagttCCCATATCAATGTTAGGTTGTAGAACTCAAGTCTCAACTTGAAATGAATAACACTAAGAATGCTATAACACATGAGGAAAAACTAGATAGCCTACCAAGGCCACAGGTAGAAACTCAAAATTGGAAAAGATCACAATCACATTTATCTAACATATCTAGGCCACTTACTCTATGTAGAGTGTAAACTAGGTGGTTACTCAGTCGACCAATTAAGATACAAGAACTTGCACTTTCTAGCAATTACAAAACGCTAGAAAGGCAAGAGTTATTTAGCTGCAAAAGCATAAGACTGATATTATTTGGGCCTGGCACTACAAGACCTGcataagaggagagttgactgCACATAAACCCGATCAGGTtctatcctaaaaccaattggtattagGAGGAGTAGtcaatcaaatatatatatatatatatatatatatatatatttagtcaACCTCTCTCTGATTTTTCAATGTGAATCACATATTATTTTCCAACCAAGTCATGGGTGCAATTATCTCTCTGCACATTGCGTAAGATCAAGAACATTCTATAAATCTTACATTTAACATCTGACATAAACTATATGACCCCTTGAACACCCCTTAAGGGAAAAAAGCATGTTCTGCAAATCACCCAAAGCAAGATAAGAAGCACATTAATTATCTTGATTTACATAAAATGTCAAGCCATCCAAACAATGACATGGCTAGATGATCCAGATGAAGATAGCCATGGACATTCCCGTCCTAATTCACATTAACATGACTAGAATCTTACTCCACACAATCAATTTTAATTCACTAGAAAGTTCCTAAATTAATCAACATATTTCAGCTCCCCCTAGCCATAAGCCCTTTTCCATGTTCCATATGCATAATTTAAGTTAATCAAATTCCAATCTTTTGGGAATAAGGCGGAGATATTATTGTTGTGTGAAACCCCTTTTCAGTCTCCATCGATACCATGTGAAAAATTCAACACAAACATAATCTCAAGCAAACactaaataattcaatcttCAGTCATGAACTATGATCACTCTCAATTTTTGCTAATTGGGATCATTCTATATTCCATCCTAGGTTCCTAGCCCTATATCAAAGGGGAAATTTGGATGAAAACTACTAGTAATTTGAGTCCAATTGATAAACTTCAGAATCTGACAATGATCAAATGCAGTTTAAATAGCATAGTAATAAGAACCCTAAAAAAGTAATTgcaaaaatttactaaaaaacaTAGTTTACATTTGCAAGATCCCGGAGTCTTAAATAACAACAATTAATCAGCTGAATTTGTCATCCTTCACAACTATAAACCCAACAACACATACAAATAATTTGACTTCAATAAAATGATTTATGTAATAAGTCATCACAATTTTTCTCCTTAATAAACCCAACacataaaaatgattttaacatataagACATTCATCAATTCATGTAATTGTAGTATTTCCCTGTTAAAATTAGTACTTACATGTGCACTAATATTCAGCAAATTGCAAATGATTCATGCCATAGCATTTGATCACCAAAATAacccaaacaaaaaataatacttctagaaaattaaaatacttaCCGAGAGTGAATATATACAGGAAAAAATgcaaaatttgagaaaaaagagCAGAACCCAGATGAAATTTTTGTTCTTTCTGTTAAGATTCCAGAAGATGAATTTGAATAGTAAGTGCAAATGGGAAAATACACTTAAACTCtctgtattaaaaaaaaaaagaacaaaaaaatgaacCCAGAAAATATAAATGGAAATAATGTTAGAAATATGAGAACCACAAATTGAGAGGacagaaaagaaagaaaggatGTATTGACAATTAAgcaataaattcaaattttatgcaagaaagtattAATGGTGTAAGATTGGAGATTTTCAAGTGGGATATTGGGTACGTGGAACTTGTTTATGTAACCAATATTGTTTGTGGTGGAATTATAGTCCTAGATATTTTGTGTGTTAGTAAACAATTGTGATGTCCAATGtcacataaattaaataaattaattttattcaacACTTTAATTAGATTGATACTTCATGACTAATGAGTACTAACGTTTTTTGAATAtggaaaattatttatttatttattgttttttagaaTCACAAATTAACTCATTGGTTAAAAGCTTTTTTTCACTTTTATGTACTCAACAAATACAAGAAGAATTATTCTCTTCTTTGAATGTAAGGTTTTTCTAAACTGctctaaataaaaaattaacatgaaAATATTTTCCTGAACCCAACAAATAAAactatacaaaataaaaagataggGTCGAACCGGACAAGGACATTGTCGCATTCGACTACAGACGAAGCCTTTTCCAATTTAAGACTGGACGTGGTAATAGAGGTTCcgccaagggtggtaaaatacaaagtgtaGATTTGAGAGCgatgaaatgcacttgtaacaaaccctccatatatcacttaccttgttctcatgttcttgccgtATGTATTAAACGACACTTATCCTACGAGCGTTTTGTGGACTCCTGCTACACGACCCAGAGCTATGTTAACACATATGCATCCATATTCTTGCcgttgattgataagaggtcatggcctcaatacaccggtgttgaggtgCTACACGATCCTGATCACATTCGTGGATTAGGAAGACCTAAGTCCAGGAGGATAACGAACGAAATGGACGAAGGATCGCGGAGACGCAACGCTTGCCGTCGTTGTGGTAGTGACGGTCATAACACTAGAACTTATACGTCAAGGTAAACAGTACTTGTATTTGATTATATCAACCAAATAAATAACTTAAGTACACAAATTAGTacgttttaattattttttgcaaTACATAACGCTTAATTATTGTTGCATTGCAGCATatatggatccagcagctccaggccctctCGACCATAGTGTTGAAATGCaatacaggaggaggattaacATTTGAATACTGTTTGTAATTaatgaacatttgtacatactcaatatttgtaacaattggtcttttgtgtgtaaattgtaacatatatgtagatgtatatattttaaaagtagtatcacacgtttattatgaatgagaTGCTAAGTACTCAGACTTTTCGGCgataataccttatgttacctttaaaaattgattgaaaagaagaagaatgatgcaAAATGGGTATAATAaagtatgggaaatgatggagctatttatagaacatcattacaacggctattttcacgtTCCAatggctatttttctaaattaccaACAGCTACTTTagttctcaaaaaaaaaaattaaaggttaaagtcgatgttactaacagcgactgaatgagttgactggtcaactccttaagtcgctgttagaaACAGCGACTAAAGGAGTTAACCAGTCAACTCAttcagtcgctgttactaacagcgactttaacctttaattttttttttttggatctttCGCTGTTGATAACAGCGAATTATCCCGAGGCTAGGCACGGTTGTACGGacgtttattttgggaaataactTTTTACGAAGCtcatttttagaattaagttgttaaataatcttatttttttcaaatttttcatcAAACTTAACCATTGGGCCAGAATGCtattaatgataattgttaTCTTGTTagtatttaatttgttattttgagtCGTTCCATTTGTTGTTCTCATtaagaatctttctatttatgtcataaattttagacataaataacattattcatcatcatcttaatatttaaataatgctTATGATCGCTACATAtatttcactaactttattttaatatttttatattgctaaTGGTCCTTACATGTTTTCAactaactttattaaaatattttttaatagttgtattCCCTAAAATTTTCtcctctaattttattttaataattttttaatgtttattgtccccatttttcttccatcaaatctaaaagattctaattttcttaatttctctGAACAATATTCATTGTGGGAACAATTTTAAGGAATAAATggaatttacaattataaatgTACGATTATCAAACAATAAGGGATTACATAGTGCTTAATTATTAAActttaattagtaattaatacttttaattttttattgcttttactTTTACTATGACTTATCCTTTTTTTTGTaatgtaataattttgtttttagttgattgattttatgtttgttaattttgagcAAATTAATTCGTAggtgttaaatattttttttttatttttttatgataaataGATTTCTATTTATGGATATTTATGTGGTATTTTTGGAGTTGTAATAGctcaataaaatatttaattgattGCTATGAATTTTATTAGATCatacttaaaatattaaatacttCTTGTTCCTTATTGATTATCTACTTTAGAAATTTTTGCTAGAGATTTTTGGCCAAAAGTGTtcaacaaaaaagaaaaggagggagtatataaaataaataaattttcttcGCGTATAGTTAAAGGGATTTAAATTATGTAATCATATTTTTCAAATCCTAGGTTCACTTATGATCAATGTTACAAGTATTGGAGGTGCAATAGTTTTTTAATAGTAGTTGTCTTGTGCTAGTTAATATATTGtacgtttatttattaaattaacttaTACTTTTAAATGATTAGTGTTTGGGATATTTTATTACTTTAGGAACTACTATAAGGGATTTTGTATAAAAGgagaaaatttgtaaataatactTTCAATTATTGCTTATTGACTTAAAATGCCTTCAACTATTATTTAACCTTGTATAAACCCAAGTAATGAAATACTTTACCTTGTATACCCCCTAACTATTGCTGATTAACTCAAAATACCCCAAAGTAACCGGTTAAATATAATGTGCATAGTTTTCAAAGGTAAGTCTCAATACTTGGGGTATATAGTGTTAAATAATAGTTGAGAGTATTTTGAGTCAATAAACAATAGTTGAGAGTATGGTTTACAAATTTTCCTAAAAGAAAACCTTATTTGAATTCTTTTTTAGGTAAATATATACAACCATATCAAAAATTGAAATATCACCGTGATATATACAAGTGCCAAGTGGGAAAAACCAACTACCAAACATACCATTAACCAAATCAACTAGTATGCTACATGAAAAGCTATGGTCAAGGGCTTTACATTTCAGTTCCTTCCCGTGAAAATGGTTTCCAAACTTCAAAATGCCatccttcatttttcattaagaGGTGGGAGAGACCTTCTATGAAGCGTAGGTTCAATATAAAGGAGATATTCACACCATGGGTTGCTTGAATGACTTATCTTCCAAACTTTCTGCATGGAGTTGCAAGAAGACTACCAAGTTGCTTTGGATACCACCTCTGGTGGTTCTTTTATGGGGAAGACTCTTGAAGCCATCAAGCATACAATTGAACAGATGGCTTTGAGTTCCCTATGGAGAGAGGAGATAGCCCATACTAGAGAAGAGATTGTTGATGTGGACACCTTATCTCAAGCTATTGAGAACTCTA
Proteins encoded in this region:
- the LOC130825534 gene encoding RNA polymerase sigma factor sigE, chloroplastic/mitochondrial; protein product: MGFVTVSSSASRASLGLVGKSTAHQSSSNGPLILGFKVDKNKKTALVAVSKPSRLPAETKKENQRRLRSLAKPSKGVRVASVAEATPLSSELDLNEAAAKLESIFKLSPAIDASDAENIDLAVKESRERRRERSDVDDKKERGTGSNVVRNRSRKAKRLSLAKRIEMKQSKEGKEEKKVPLAPKKKSFNDEYDKIDTLVREYSSSTDLASLDWKKMKIPPVLPSSEHTWLFKLMEPMKTLNQVKENLQQELGRDPTDNEMGEAMNMSVLQVRRHMEVGHTARNKLIKHNLRLVLFVMNKYFQDFTNGPRFQDLCQAGVKGLIIAIDRFESRRKFRLSTYALFWIRHAIIRSMTISSFTRVSFGLESVRVEIQKAKLELMFELKRIPTEEEIMKKVGISPERYQDVMRASNSVVSLHSRHLVTQEEFINGIVDLDRGGSDQERQPALLRLALDDVLDSLKPKESLVIRQRYGLDGKGDRTLGEIAGNLNISREMVRKHEMKALMKLKHPARVDYLRRHIP